A portion of the Lysinibacillus timonensis genome contains these proteins:
- a CDS encoding GNAT family N-acetyltransferase, which produces MLEYKVVKTGEQLQKYKQHWSDLLAEDNNDNPFIEYEWFSLWWETLGKNDPVEVYVVLHNKQPISFFPFIHKVKFGVHHFSFAGEGDTIYSDIITNEFWREEAIQYIMKVFSKRFGKVIFSINHLLESKETSKVIEKYVIQQQLAYSFYRIVVPLIDLSKSDEPLFKRRMNKKFKDLNRCERRLKSLGKLTVTELKENNMLEKVFALYSKRWEKRLEGSGFATEKRDFFQRISQVQSEVFNVEVNGLQFENQLIGFTYDFCCRGRKVGYKMGHDPDFKLLGPGRLIEREGLLKSQNLQYKLYDLGWGYEPYKLDWATDLDFTRKYIISTKGFTERLLRNVYALLYSIRYRISTNQKYVVLKRDWLGKVRYLLKNFKVKTFLQHSFRMLKKLIYWNITDYYYLEQQVTSKSLNYKKVRIQDILELPNREYLIPYYVKGYKLSGDQENNIIYIRHNHLMRLKHIELIEELKPNSTFLKWFRENELEKIVADIQHEGRAIWTSVNIFSKQKKQELEKVGFKRVRRIHFFRLLNFKKSSSRLIDETEHLKGNLINT; this is translated from the coding sequence GTGCTTGAATATAAAGTTGTAAAAACAGGAGAACAATTACAAAAGTATAAACAACATTGGAGCGACCTTCTGGCAGAAGATAATAATGACAATCCATTTATAGAGTATGAGTGGTTTTCTTTATGGTGGGAAACACTTGGGAAAAATGACCCAGTTGAAGTCTATGTAGTCTTACATAACAAACAACCTATTTCATTTTTCCCATTTATCCATAAAGTGAAATTTGGTGTACACCATTTTTCTTTTGCAGGTGAGGGAGATACAATCTATTCCGATATCATCACAAACGAATTTTGGAGAGAGGAAGCTATACAATATATAATGAAAGTGTTTTCAAAGCGTTTTGGTAAGGTAATATTCTCCATTAACCACTTGTTAGAAAGCAAAGAAACATCAAAAGTAATAGAAAAATATGTAATTCAACAGCAATTAGCCTACTCATTTTATAGAATAGTTGTTCCTTTAATTGATTTAAGTAAAAGTGATGAACCGTTATTCAAACGAAGAATGAATAAAAAATTTAAAGATTTAAATCGCTGTGAGAGAAGGCTAAAATCTCTAGGAAAACTTACTGTAACGGAATTAAAAGAAAACAACATGCTTGAAAAAGTATTCGCTTTGTACAGTAAAAGGTGGGAAAAACGCCTTGAAGGAAGCGGATTTGCAACGGAAAAGCGTGATTTCTTTCAACGTATTTCACAAGTACAAAGCGAAGTTTTTAATGTAGAAGTAAATGGCTTGCAATTCGAAAATCAACTAATTGGATTTACCTATGATTTTTGCTGTAGAGGAAGAAAAGTAGGATATAAAATGGGTCATGATCCAGATTTTAAATTATTAGGCCCAGGTCGTTTAATAGAAAGGGAAGGTTTACTTAAATCACAAAATTTACAATATAAATTGTATGATTTAGGTTGGGGTTATGAACCTTACAAGTTAGATTGGGCAACAGATTTAGATTTTACCAGGAAATATATCATTAGCACCAAAGGATTCACAGAGCGGTTGTTAAGAAATGTTTATGCACTGTTATATTCTATTAGATATAGGATTAGTACAAATCAGAAATATGTAGTTTTAAAACGTGATTGGTTAGGTAAGGTACGTTACTTATTAAAGAATTTTAAGGTGAAAACCTTCCTACAACATTCTTTTAGAATGTTAAAAAAGTTGATTTACTGGAACATAACAGACTATTACTATTTAGAACAACAAGTAACATCTAAATCGTTAAATTATAAAAAAGTAAGGATTCAAGATATTTTAGAATTACCTAATAGGGAATACCTTATTCCATATTATGTTAAAGGATATAAACTCTCAGGTGATCAGGAGAATAATATTATCTATATAAGGCATAATCATCTGATGCGTCTTAAACATATTGAATTGATTGAAGAATTAAAACCTAATTCAACATTTCTAAAATGGTTTAGGGAAAATGAATTAGAAAAAATTGTAGCTGATATACAGCATGAAGGGAGAGCAATTTGGACAAGTGTTAATATCTTTTCGAAACAAAAAAAACAGGAACTTGAAAAAGTTGGTTTCAAGCGTGTGAGAAGAATTCACTTTTTCCGACTTCTTAACTTTAAAAAATCGTCAAGTCGACTTATAGATGAGACAGAGCATTTAAAGGGAAACTTAATAAACACATAA
- a CDS encoding glycosyltransferase family 4 protein, giving the protein MKIVQIITRMDEYGGAQNHVAQLANQLLNEDNDVTIVTGSYNATLWKSIDKKIDIFVIPVLIRSIHPFKDLQAFYRMRQILKVLNPDVVAIHSTKAGVVGRIAAITLGQKTVFTAHGWSFTEGVSPPKRFFYKIIEGILAKWTTKIIAVSEYDTKLAIKEGVVKQSKIVTIHNGILEKKMTNNTEFSRSIIPNIIMVARFADPKRQDLLIGALDKIKTHTWNAIFVGEGVNRQIAENLVETYSLGERVKFLDSTVDVEAILNRGTVFVLLSNYEGLPISILEAMRVGLPVIASDVGGVKEIVHHNHNGYLVHNDNMNSITDAICNLLQNKELAVNMGKYGQRLFYESFTFQRMYAETLEVYYDALGQAKGKVQSHAKV; this is encoded by the coding sequence ATGAAAATTGTACAAATCATTACGAGAATGGATGAATACGGCGGAGCACAAAATCATGTTGCACAGTTAGCTAATCAATTACTGAATGAAGATAATGATGTCACAATAGTAACCGGGAGTTATAATGCTACCCTTTGGAAAAGCATTGATAAAAAAATAGATATCTTCGTGATTCCAGTTCTAATTAGAAGTATCCACCCATTCAAAGATTTACAAGCCTTTTACAGAATGAGGCAAATACTAAAGGTGCTTAACCCTGATGTAGTAGCAATTCATTCAACAAAAGCCGGTGTTGTTGGAAGAATTGCTGCTATTACACTCGGTCAAAAAACAGTTTTTACCGCACATGGATGGAGTTTTACTGAAGGTGTATCCCCCCCTAAGCGATTTTTTTACAAAATCATCGAAGGAATATTAGCTAAATGGACAACAAAAATAATTGCCGTATCAGAATATGATACAAAACTAGCAATTAAAGAAGGTGTAGTAAAGCAAAGTAAGATCGTTACCATTCATAACGGTATACTTGAAAAGAAGATGACAAATAATACAGAATTCTCTAGAAGTATAATCCCGAATATAATTATGGTTGCTAGATTCGCAGATCCCAAAAGACAAGACCTATTAATTGGTGCTTTAGATAAAATAAAAACTCACACATGGAACGCTATTTTTGTAGGCGAAGGTGTAAATCGACAAATAGCAGAAAATTTAGTTGAAACTTATAGTTTGGGTGAAAGAGTAAAATTTTTAGATAGTACGGTAGACGTTGAGGCAATTCTAAATAGAGGAACAGTTTTTGTTTTGTTATCAAATTATGAGGGTCTACCTATATCAATTCTGGAAGCGATGAGAGTGGGTTTACCGGTAATCGCATCAGATGTTGGAGGTGTAAAGGAAATTGTTCACCATAATCATAATGGGTACTTAGTACACAATGATAATATGAATAGTATTACAGATGCTATTTGTAACTTACTTCAAAACAAAGAACTGGCGGTAAATATGGGGAAGTATGGTCAGAGGTTATTTTATGAATCGTTTACTTTCCAAAGAATGTATGCAGAGACATTAGAGGTGTATTATGACGCTTTAGGACAAGCTAAAGGGAAGGTGCAATCCCATGCTAAAGTGTGA
- a CDS encoding polysaccharide deacetylase family protein, with the protein MLDVNNGSYDANILGARKAINQILSLFNEYEIHATWATVGLLFCETKKDMVSKLFEINPTYENTRFNPISYLKQVGEDELNDPLHFGKSLIYEIKEVPHQEIATHTFSHFYCLEDGQTIEQFKKDLLVSIEVHEKYNLNVTSIVFPRNQINNEYLKVCQDLGIFCYRGNAEHPLHKARKHNIPLYIKVLKHVDSYINISGSNAYHLEVTENRMINIRESMFLRPYRTKWLEHLKYKRISKSMELAAKEKKIFHLWWHPHNFGQQLEENLLMLRKILEHYNYLNEKYDFQSYTMSEFMESTLCNASNKRILQYQ; encoded by the coding sequence ATGTTAGACGTTAATAATGGGAGTTATGATGCAAATATACTTGGCGCTAGGAAAGCAATAAATCAAATTCTATCTTTGTTTAACGAATATGAGATCCATGCAACATGGGCAACAGTAGGACTACTATTTTGTGAAACGAAAAAAGATATGGTAAGTAAATTATTTGAGATTAACCCGACATACGAAAACACACGTTTCAATCCAATTTCCTATTTAAAACAAGTCGGGGAAGATGAGTTAAACGATCCACTACATTTTGGAAAGTCTTTAATATATGAGATTAAAGAGGTACCACATCAAGAAATTGCAACACATACATTTTCGCATTTTTATTGTTTAGAAGATGGGCAGACAATTGAACAATTTAAAAAGGATTTGTTAGTTTCAATAGAAGTTCATGAAAAATATAACTTAAATGTGACCTCAATTGTTTTTCCGCGGAACCAAATAAACAATGAATATTTGAAAGTATGTCAGGATTTAGGTATTTTTTGTTATAGAGGAAACGCCGAGCACCCCCTACATAAGGCAAGAAAGCACAATATACCTCTATATATTAAAGTACTTAAACATGTGGATAGCTATATAAATATATCAGGAAGTAATGCTTATCATTTAGAGGTAACGGAAAATCGAATGATTAATATACGAGAAAGCATGTTTCTTAGACCATATAGAACGAAATGGCTAGAACATCTCAAATATAAAAGAATCTCTAAAAGTATGGAGCTAGCTGCGAAAGAAAAAAAGATATTTCATTTATGGTGGCATCCACATAATTTCGGTCAACAGTTAGAAGAGAACTTATTAATGTTGAGGAAAATTCTAGAACATTATAATTATTTAAATGAAAAATACGATTTTCAATCATATACAATGTCGGAATTTATGGAATCTACTTTATGTAATGCAAGTAACAAAAGAATCCTTCAATACCAGTGA
- a CDS encoding GNAT family N-acetyltransferase, translating to MLKCDVINKIHQLQQFKHTWTNILEEEQNNNPFIEYEWIYSWWNCIGQNNPNIEIYVVRENDAPIAFFPFIRKQKANIQIVSFIGDKTSNYMDIIVKGSHKQVAIEFMLDWLFQKYKHIIFNLRGLLESNDTTNMIQDYFIQRKLPYSLFRTVSPYIQLEDINLEDFLYERRKLHGMDRREKRLKQFGNIAFIRANVNNLDKIYDIFNRRWAKKIDTSDFTSLENKQFVNELMLSNSNSLSIEVDALTFENKWIGFRYGIGCRGRYISYALGHLPSFEIFGPGRLLDREKIIDASRNHYQIYDFSIGHENYKFDWSTNLDYTRKYVARSKGLKTWLVAGQFILKEKVIDILKKRKSIVHFKRNTLGLFKYMVKNKSYEELKKLVNNIFPLKVFSIYEYNSQKLEKNCSKLYEPIAMKEAIWTNEKIISYYYKGYIPYKKEDGISFLLHPKCIRIDTVNYIQSLKKSNCYISEYELSELKEITAFLLNSNNYKSIYTTTNFLNFRKQRELWKQQYRKRSVLFQLKLFKREWKWEKFLEGEDPILQISNLHKNEPTLLKNLQMKTKNVNSIVCKLIIKINRWRDTRLIKKK from the coding sequence ATGCTAAAGTGTGATGTAATAAATAAAATTCATCAATTGCAGCAGTTTAAACATACTTGGACAAACATACTGGAAGAAGAGCAGAATAACAATCCATTTATAGAATATGAGTGGATTTATAGCTGGTGGAATTGTATTGGTCAAAATAACCCCAACATTGAAATATATGTAGTAAGGGAAAACGATGCTCCAATTGCATTTTTTCCATTCATACGAAAACAAAAGGCGAATATCCAAATTGTTTCCTTTATAGGTGATAAAACATCCAATTATATGGATATCATAGTGAAAGGTTCACATAAACAAGTTGCCATTGAATTCATGTTAGATTGGTTATTTCAAAAGTACAAACATATAATTTTTAATTTAAGAGGGTTATTAGAGAGTAACGATACTACAAATATGATTCAGGATTACTTTATCCAAAGAAAATTACCTTATAGCTTATTTAGAACCGTATCACCCTATATTCAATTAGAAGATATAAATCTAGAAGATTTCCTTTATGAAAGAAGAAAGCTTCATGGGATGGACCGTCGTGAAAAGCGATTAAAGCAGTTTGGGAACATTGCGTTTATTAGAGCAAATGTGAATAATTTGGATAAAATATACGATATTTTTAATCGTAGATGGGCGAAGAAAATTGATACAAGTGATTTCACATCACTTGAAAATAAGCAATTTGTAAATGAATTAATGCTATCTAATAGTAACTCTCTCTCAATTGAGGTTGATGCATTAACTTTTGAAAATAAGTGGATAGGTTTTCGCTATGGAATTGGGTGTCGAGGACGCTATATAAGTTACGCTCTAGGACATTTGCCATCCTTTGAAATTTTTGGTCCAGGGAGATTATTAGACAGAGAAAAGATTATCGATGCAAGCCGTAATCATTATCAAATATATGATTTTAGCATTGGTCATGAAAATTATAAGTTTGACTGGTCAACTAACTTAGATTACACAAGAAAATATGTTGCAAGGTCTAAAGGGTTGAAAACATGGCTAGTAGCAGGCCAATTTATTTTGAAGGAAAAAGTAATCGACATTCTTAAAAAAAGAAAGTCGATTGTTCATTTTAAACGAAATACACTTGGTTTATTTAAATATATGGTTAAAAATAAAAGCTATGAAGAATTAAAAAAATTAGTGAACAATATATTTCCATTAAAAGTGTTTTCTATTTACGAATATAACTCTCAAAAGTTAGAAAAAAATTGTAGTAAACTGTATGAGCCAATCGCTATGAAGGAAGCAATATGGACAAATGAAAAGATTATTTCATATTACTATAAGGGCTATATTCCATATAAAAAGGAAGATGGTATTTCCTTTTTACTTCATCCTAAATGTATTCGGATTGATACAGTTAATTATATTCAATCATTGAAAAAATCAAACTGTTATATTTCAGAATACGAATTGTCAGAATTAAAAGAAATAACCGCTTTTTTATTAAATAGCAATAATTATAAATCTATTTACACGACTACAAACTTCTTAAACTTTAGGAAACAGCGTGAGTTATGGAAACAGCAATATAGAAAAAGAAGCGTGTTATTCCAACTAAAACTATTTAAAAGGGAATGGAAATGGGAAAAATTTTTGGAAGGGGAAGATCCAATATTGCAAATTAGTAATTTACACAAGAATGAACCCACATTATTAAAAAATCTTCAAATGAAAACGAAAAACGTAAACTCAATTGTTTGTAAATTAATAATAAAAATTAATCGTTGGAGGGATACACGATTAATAAAAAAGAAATAA
- a CDS encoding sugar transferase, which yields MHTKGYSKHSFYEQYGKRVLDIVVSLMLMLIVSPVMVLTIILLVFCDGWPVFFIQERVGKNGKYFTIYKFRTMECNTEPKNFEIQALNGIPEDFQFKSSLDYRVTRVGAVLRKYSIDELPQLINVLKGDMSIVGPRPEVPSITTLYNDTQKQRLDVKPGITGLAQVNGRSLISHGQKIQYDLFYIENQSLMLDLKIIILTIKTVFVAKGAF from the coding sequence ATGCACACTAAAGGGTATTCGAAGCATTCTTTTTATGAGCAATATGGAAAAAGAGTGCTTGATATTGTTGTGTCATTAATGTTGATGTTGATTGTAAGTCCAGTAATGGTTCTAACTATAATATTACTAGTATTCTGTGACGGATGGCCGGTATTTTTTATACAAGAACGTGTAGGAAAGAACGGTAAGTACTTTACAATATATAAATTTAGAACGATGGAATGTAACACGGAACCTAAAAATTTTGAAATTCAAGCACTCAACGGAATACCAGAAGATTTTCAATTTAAAAGTAGTTTAGATTACCGGGTAACTAGAGTAGGGGCCGTTTTGAGGAAATATAGTATCGATGAATTACCGCAATTAATTAATGTTCTAAAGGGAGATATGAGTATTGTAGGGCCAAGACCAGAAGTGCCATCAATAACAACTTTATATAATGATACTCAAAAGCAAAGGTTAGATGTTAAACCAGGAATTACAGGTTTAGCACAAGTAAATGGACGTTCACTAATCTCTCACGGTCAAAAGATACAATATGATTTATTCTACATAGAAAACCAGTCATTAATGTTGGATTTAAAAATTATCATTCTAACAATTAAAACAGTTTTTGTAGCAAAAGGTGCATTTTAA
- a CDS encoding C39 family peptidase yields MKVQLDVTGLSQYDETIQEIYQSSACGPTTIYVILNHLKLHSTYSVNELYKRLGGTKIGLFKWRLIKNLRKLLGPKWNVSGCTLQEALKQLDLGKPVAMKFDRYFTFQRKSKSTFKYHWVPLIGYEIKDEELYLIVHDNGWKNRDSQIRKIRYANNQRVLSYVKIDHASPLKL; encoded by the coding sequence ATGAAGGTACAATTAGACGTAACGGGTTTATCCCAGTATGACGAGACTATACAAGAAATTTATCAATCATCTGCATGCGGACCAACAACAATCTATGTAATCTTAAATCACCTTAAACTTCATTCTACCTACAGTGTTAATGAATTATATAAAAGACTTGGTGGGACAAAGATTGGCTTATTTAAATGGCGACTCATAAAAAACTTACGTAAGTTATTAGGTCCAAAATGGAATGTGTCAGGCTGCACTTTACAAGAGGCGCTAAAGCAACTAGATCTAGGCAAACCGGTTGCAATGAAATTTGATCGATACTTTACTTTTCAGCGGAAGTCAAAATCCACTTTTAAATATCATTGGGTTCCATTAATCGGCTATGAAATAAAAGATGAAGAATTATATTTAATCGTCCATGATAATGGTTGGAAAAATCGGGATAGTCAAATTCGAAAAATTCGTTATGCAAATAATCAAAGAGTGTTGTCGTATGTAAAAATAGATCATGCTAGCCCTTTAAAACTTTAA
- a CDS encoding 5'-3' exonuclease, which translates to MTNKPHLLVVDGMALLFRSFFASSAMGQYIRLEDGTPTNGVQGFARHVLTAQSLMKPTHLAVCWDMGVQTFRNELFDGYKANRPAPPEEMLPQFDMAKEVSQMIGWKNFGVEGMEADDAIGSMVEKWKDDAEITIISGDKDLLQLLNPSTKIAFTKKGYTEYDEYTEERFKEEYNIEPYQFAYVKAFMGDTSDGYPGVKGIGPKTALQLIQNFGSIEEVIDNLDQLKPAQRTKIADNLEMLKLSHQLATIERNVEIDANLADLELEDYSTERFNELERRGFRLIVKHAKSLYSFA; encoded by the coding sequence ATGACAAATAAACCACATCTATTAGTTGTTGATGGAATGGCATTGTTATTCAGATCATTCTTCGCTTCTAGTGCAATGGGTCAATATATACGGTTAGAAGATGGAACACCGACGAATGGAGTACAAGGTTTTGCGAGACACGTTCTGACAGCACAAAGCTTAATGAAACCTACTCATTTAGCAGTTTGTTGGGATATGGGAGTTCAAACATTTAGAAATGAATTATTTGATGGCTACAAAGCAAATCGTCCTGCTCCACCTGAAGAAATGCTTCCACAATTTGATATGGCAAAAGAAGTATCACAAATGATTGGGTGGAAAAACTTTGGTGTCGAGGGAATGGAAGCAGACGACGCAATTGGTTCCATGGTAGAAAAGTGGAAAGATGACGCTGAAATTACGATAATTAGTGGTGATAAAGATTTACTACAATTATTAAACCCGTCAACAAAAATTGCGTTTACAAAAAAAGGTTATACAGAGTATGACGAATATACAGAAGAGCGATTCAAGGAAGAGTACAATATTGAGCCTTATCAATTTGCTTATGTGAAAGCTTTCATGGGAGATACAAGTGACGGTTATCCAGGAGTGAAAGGAATCGGGCCTAAAACAGCATTACAACTAATCCAAAATTTTGGTTCAATAGAAGAAGTAATTGATAACTTAGATCAATTGAAACCTGCACAACGAACAAAAATTGCGGACAATTTGGAAATGCTAAAACTATCTCATCAGCTAGCAACGATTGAACGAAATGTGGAGATTGATGCAAATTTAGCGGATTTAGAGTTAGAGGACTATTCTACAGAACGTTTTAATGAACTAGAACGTAGAGGTTTTCGATTAATTGTTAAACATGCGAAATCACTTTATTCGTTTGCATAA
- a CDS encoding metallophosphoesterase family protein, protein MEKVFAIGDIHGNYNLLEKILSKWNPKEEQLVFLGDYIDRGPDSLKVIRKVIELSKEYEVITLSGNHEQIFLYWLQNAEKSSDFYFHEKVGGVQTLQSFLPSIENGDTILNMNVNEVVQLVKEQNGNEIDFMKHLRTYYQWGSFLFVHAGIDAHVEDYKETKEENFYWIREEFYSVPHVAKESIVFGHTPTLNLNHDKSNNVWISSCRKKIGIDGGVIYPGGQLHGVILTKDSDELVIYAAKKDEEVFSYRMTF, encoded by the coding sequence ATGGAAAAAGTCTTTGCAATTGGTGACATTCATGGTAATTATAATTTATTAGAAAAAATATTATCTAAATGGAATCCTAAAGAAGAGCAATTGGTTTTTTTAGGAGATTATATCGACCGTGGGCCAGATAGTCTCAAGGTAATTCGCAAAGTGATCGAACTATCAAAAGAATATGAAGTAATTACGTTAAGCGGTAATCATGAACAAATATTTTTGTATTGGCTTCAAAATGCAGAAAAATCCTCTGATTTTTATTTCCATGAAAAAGTTGGTGGAGTTCAAACTTTACAAAGTTTTCTCCCTTCTATTGAAAATGGGGATACTATACTGAATATGAATGTTAATGAGGTTGTTCAACTTGTAAAAGAACAAAATGGGAATGAGATTGACTTCATGAAGCATTTGCGAACATATTATCAATGGGGTTCATTCCTATTTGTTCATGCAGGGATTGACGCTCATGTGGAAGATTATAAAGAAACGAAGGAAGAGAATTTTTATTGGATTCGTGAAGAATTTTATTCAGTACCACATGTTGCAAAAGAAAGTATCGTGTTTGGACACACTCCGACATTAAACTTAAATCATGATAAAAGTAATAATGTATGGATTTCTTCTTGTCGTAAGAAAATTGGAATTGATGGTGGCGTAATATATCCCGGTGGTCAGTTGCACGGAGTAATCTTGACAAAAGATTCAGATGAATTAGTCATATACGCTGCGAAGAAAGACGAGGAAGTATTCTCGTACAGAATGACGTTTTAA